The genomic interval ACCGGAAATCCACCGATGTCATCGGCATCAACATCGGTAAAACCAAAGTGGTTCCCGCTGAACACGCAGTAGATGACTACCGCCGTTCTGCATCTTTGTTAGGTGATCTTGCTGATTACCTGGTTGTCAACGTTTCCTCCCCCAACACTCCGGGTCTCCGCGATCTGCAGGCTGTGGAATCTTTGCGACCAATCCTCGCCGCAGTGCAGGAATCCACCACCGTCCCAGTCTTGGTGAAAATCGCACCAGACCTCTCCGACGAAGACATCGACGCCGTAGCTGACCTGGCAGTTGAGCTCAAACTCGCCGGAATCGTAGCCACCAATACCACCATTTCCCGCGAAGGCCTCAACACTCCTTCAGGTGAAGTCGAAGCCATGGGTGCTGGCGGAATCTCCGGTGCTCCAGTAGCAGCCCGATCTTTGGAGGTACTCAAGCGCCTCTACGCACGGGTAGGCAAAGAGATGGTGTTGATCTCTGTCGGTGGCATCAGCACCCCTGAGCAAGCCTGGGAACGCATCACCTCCGGCGCAACCCTTCTGCAGGGATACACCCCATTCATCTACGGTGGCCCCGATTGGATCAGAGATATCCACCTTGGTATCGCCAAGCAGCTGAAAGCTCACGGTCTGCGCAACATCGCTGACGCTGTGGGCAGCGAATTGGAGTGGAAGAACTAAACAGACCAAACACACGTGCCAGGATCTTGCTGAAACAGCGGATCTTGGCACGTGTGTCTGTCTTTTGTCTGTTCTGGTGCCTCACATGCCGCTTTGGACTTACAACTTCAAAGACGTACTTTATTGCACAAAACGAACATTGAGTCCATAAAATCTCCATTTTGAGAACACCGCAAAATCAGGCAATTCTGCACGGAGCGCGCTTTCAATAATGTCACCTTGCGCTACCCACGACTCAACATCAGATCCAGCTTTCCACTGCGGACGCCCTTTGGGAGCATCTTCGACATCAACAAAATTTGCTAACCAGTAGCGAGTCCACAG from Corynebacterium glutamicum ATCC 13032 carries:
- a CDS encoding quinone-dependent dihydroorotate dehydrogenase, which produces MSKQSPTRKLRQTVYDASLKVMFTLRPERIHGIMNKALGVVDGVAPLNRTMEKIIAVHDDSLSQEVFGVTFPRPLGLAAGFDKNASMADAWGAVGFGYAELGTVTASPQPGNPTPRLFRLPADKAILNRMGFNNLGAAEVAKNLRNRKSTDVIGINIGKTKVVPAEHAVDDYRRSASLLGDLADYLVVNVSSPNTPGLRDLQAVESLRPILAAVQESTTVPVLVKIAPDLSDEDIDAVADLAVELKLAGIVATNTTISREGLNTPSGEVEAMGAGGISGAPVAARSLEVLKRLYARVGKEMVLISVGGISTPEQAWERITSGATLLQGYTPFIYGGPDWIRDIHLGIAKQLKAHGLRNIADAVGSELEWKN